The Oncorhynchus masou masou isolate Uvic2021 chromosome 2, UVic_Omas_1.1, whole genome shotgun sequence genomic sequence TGGACTCAACAGCCAGCTGCGAGGCTTTTCCCCTGGCAGCCGGCTTCTAGAAAACTCTAATAGGATGTAGGCGCTTTCCATTTTGTCAACATTCTACACATGAccaaatttatttattttctttacaTCCAAAGACATATACAAAAGAAATACGGAAAGGAATGCAGTCAACACACCAACTACAATTTGGACGAGATCTTGCCTACAAGGTGAAAAGCAAAGTGACAGCCGAATGGTTGGCAGAAAACACTGTAATGGTGCTCAGCCAAGTATAGAACTTCCTTTGCCTTTTTAGGGGCTATGAATCACCCAGTAACAGATGAATGATATTGGTTACTAAGCTCAAGCACTTGTTTGGCCAGCTGCAATGGTGCACAAATAAAACAGAAGAAACCTAAATGCTGCAGGGCCAGGCAGTGTGTCACTgagtcccccacacacactgcccaggATATTAACCTGCTGTAACATTCTGCTAAAGTATGTGTGTCCTCCCACAGCACTGTTTGAAAGacccctggccctctctctctcagctcagtgctctggctgggccatggGTGAGTGACATCCCATCCCACCCTCCAAGTTCTGTGGTTTAGATTTTGGATCAGATTGCTTGGGCTGGGTGAGGATTCAGAGCCTatgaccagggatcatcaactagattcagctgattttttcttgagcggatggtcagagGGCCGGAGCATTGTTACAAACAATTTGCAGAATGCAAATTGACCTCAAGaagccaaacagatataatattgaacaaaaacataatcatttcaagccttgcttacatttgtaaacaatcacacatctctctcataTGTGTGAGAATACTTTGTAAaatatttccaaaattaaaatgacttggagctgatttcctggtgtttgtacagtcttttatgtccaacaagcgggccaccagttggggaaccctgctataGACTATGCATGCAGAGCATATAGGCCGTTTATACTGCACTCATTTCTCACAGatttaacatactgtatatattgggAATTCCTTTGCATTTTGGATGTCAAGGGACAAATAAGAAGTTGATGCTCATCTAAAAGATGTGGTTGCACATTATTATGTTATACCACTATTCACAATGAACACAGTTGTGGTATGGTTATTATAGAGGAATAAAGAGTGTTGATCAAGACTGGATTGGACACATTCTGAAATGCTAAGTGCATACAAATAAATGGTCTTATTTCCCAAATGAATGTTCTTTAGTGAGTGCGGACTGACCTGCAAGTTTCAACTAAAGGCTCCAGAGGCACCGTTGCCATGACAAAGCAATCATCCAGAAAATATCTGTGAACTGCTGATCGCTGGGCTGCATACAGTCTTCTCCTACCTACCCTATATTCTACtcatcttgttaacaaacaacaATCTTGTTGCTCAAACAAAATGTAATAACCAGTCTATTATTATCTTGGTGTTACTGTCCTGTCTGTATTATTAGTTTCATATCACATGGTAATTAATCACATTACTGTCTCATTACACTGTAATACGGCACTGTGGTTCACTGTTTCCTATCCCTACTGGAACAAGTCAACAGTGCATATTTCCTTGTTTGGACCAAAACGCAAGTATTTGCTAAAAATACTAAAGGACTTTGAAGTGTTTATACAATACTTAGCCTACTGTTCCATTCCAAAGAAGAATAGGGTCAGAATGGTTGAACCGTGGTACAGTAATCTGATCTGAGCAATATCCATGGTATACATTTAATGAGCTTTCTGAAAGCTTATTAGACCTTCAGATCACAACAAAATCCCCAAGCAGCACATGCTGCTGACTGCCCCACTATTGTCTCAGTCACTTTAGACATGCAGCTGCCCGCCCCCAGTCGAGTCTCCTGGAATTAGGACCTGGCATTACAGACTCCTGAAGTCACATCTTTATGAGCACCATCACAAAGAAACTAACTGTGAATAGAAAGGTTTTGATAGTGAAAGGGGAAAGACAGAGTTAAAAGTGTGGGTACCTAtggacaacacactgtgtgtTGGAATGCCATTGACAAGACTATAAAGGACAACTGTGGCTGGGCAATGGCTGCTTGGGCCACTGGCTTTAACAACAACTGTCTTTAGCAGCAGCTGTCATTGCTCTGCAACTGTTTGAGCAACAAAAGAGATTGATCAAGATTCACACATGATATCAACGTTAGAGAAATGCATGCAGGAATATGCTCTGTAATGAATATGCTTACAGTTATGGATGTGTATGAATTTCTTTATATCCTAGTCTGATTCACTTAGATTTTTTGGATCCAAATGAATGTTAGTTAGTCGGTTGGCTAAACCGTTATTAGGCTATTCAATAGGCATATTCATTGTCTGATAATGAACATGGGTCTACATGAATAAAAATGGTAGGCAAGAGATTTGTCAATACTGCACCTAATGGGTATGACGGAAAATATGTTCAATGTGCCTGTTCAATGTGCCTGTTCAATGTGAGTTTACATAGGAGTTTTGTTTCAGATTTATGCTTTCAAGTACAGCAGGCCCAGAAGTTCTGAACGACGTGTTATATTGTAGCCAACAATTATAGACTGATGTAGCGATCCACTCAAATATAGCTCCAAAACAAGATAGATATTGACAACTCAActttgaaaataagtatttttaaaTTGCACCTGTACAGGTAGCCGAATGTTATAATAATTAGATTATACAGTCTTACATCAGAGTTCAGCCTAAATCACAATTGTGAGACTATATCTTCACTATTTGTTCCACAATTGACTTTCCATAGCCGAGCGAGATTACGTTGCCAATTGACTTGTTATTCATTATACTGAAAAATAGGCTCAAAATACAAATTTTATCTAAACACAACTTCAAGTTTTTTCCCCAGAATATGATCTGTGCTAAACAGGCCTCGGCGAATATATCCCACTATTGCGAGAAGAAAATGAACTAAACCCCATCATACGCTTGTGGGGTCCCCATTCGCAACAGCTCAGCCAGCCTCCCTCCAGATTCCCAAACATTCCGTACAAAGTGGCTGGAGAAACGGTCGACTATTTACTAACCTGGATAAATTGTATAGTTAGGGCTGACTTTCCGACACCACCACCTCCAACCACAACCAGTCGATACTTCTCCTGCACCGAGCCGTCCTTCCACCCTGCCATCGAGGACACACTTCTGCACTCGCCGCTGTCTGAACACCAGTAGTGAGGAGACACCCACTTTTCAGTGAAAGGCCTTCAGTTGAAAAATGGAACGAAGGAAAATCGCGAGCCTAAATAGACTGAAATGATAACTGCGTCTACAATCCGTTCCAGACTAGAGGAATTAACGGTGCTGCTCACTGAGATACGGGCGACCGAGTCCATACGCCCTCAACAGCGTTGCTAACCACTGCGTTTTTAAGATGTGAAACAGAAAGGAGTAATCAGTTAGTCCAATACAAATGTCCGTCGCTAGGGGCACTTTACTTCTCATGAGTAGCATCGACTAAAGGTTCATTTAAATTGTATGCTCGTTTTATTGTAGAATACTCGTTTTATGATCTATGTTCCTTTCATGTAGGGCTTACCATTATTTTCTTTATATGCTGTGCCAACAAGAACATTTATAAGCATTCATTTTGGCTTTGCACAGACTATCCTCAGTAGGCTACAATGAGGTCATGCAGTATTAATGTCTGTATTAATGTAATTAACACTATCCTCCATCCAGCCCAcacatggatggatggtgattgtaatggattTCATACTTTCATCTCTGATGGTCTGGATGATCAATAAGTCTGTCTTCCAAGTAGCACATCATTGTTAGTGGGAAAGACAAGTTTAGTCTGGCCTGGAGGGATGGCTTTTGGCTCATTTCTATGTATTACCTTAAAAAATGGGAAGATATGCTGCAGTTTGACAGTCTGTTTTCCATAGCTGTGAAGTGCTGTCCTCACAGACACCGTTGGCCAATATCAAGGCCCCCATAGTGAGAGCTTTCACACAAAGGCACTTTGTCCACATATTTACATGTTCTTAATTCCATTTAATtatttgtatttgtgtgtattgggtatatgttgtgaaattgttcgatattacttgttagatattgctgcactgtcggaactagaagcacaagcagttcgctacacccgcaataacatctgctaaacacgtgtatgtgaccaataaaatgtgatttgatttgatttaaagcgtgtgtgtgtgcgtgtgtgtttgtcagagCCGTCAAGGCTGACTGAGTTCTGCTATTCTGTGGCAATGGCATGCATGCGTGACCACAGTGATCTTGGTGACGCATACAAGTGGGTCTACATCTGAGCTTCTAGAAGGATGTTTTATAGCCTCCAGCCAGTATATAGCAAGACTTTATGCAACACTGGTGCATGTGTTTATATatgtaaactgaacaaaaatataaacgcaacaaggtattggtcccatgtttcatgagctaaaataaaagatcagAGAAATTATTCAtaaacacaaaaagcttatttctctcaaatgctgtgcacaaatgtgtttaaatccctgtcagtgagcattttatcctttgtcaaaataatccatccacctgacaggtgtggcatatcaagaagctgtttaaacagcatgatcattacacaggtgcaccttgtcctggggagaataaaaggccactctaaaatgtgcagttttgtcacacaacacaatgccacagatgtctcaagttttgagggagtgtgcaatttcCATGCCAACTACAGGAATGGTCCACTTGAGCTGTTGGCAGAGAATTGGTTTATTTCTCTACCAatatcattttagagaattttagAGACCACGTGTAAcgacgccagcccaggacctacacatctggcttcttcacctgcgggatcgtcaaAGGAAGGGGATGCtgaagagtatttctgtctgtaataattttgattggctgggcctggctcccaagtgggtgggttTATGCCCCGCCCCCCAAGGCCCACCGATTGCTGccctctgcccagtcatgtgaagtccatagattagggcctaatgaattgacttcaattgactgatttccttatatgaactgtaactcagcaaaagcTCTGAACAGTACATAATGATTCTCCTTCAttttccctgtctcctccctggaGGGCTATTCAGCAAGATGTTATATTTTAGACTCCTGAATGAACAAATTCCAATTGACTCCCACTCTGCAACGTAGTGCCAAAGGCATTTGAGGAATTTAAATGAACTGCTGAAATCATAGTCCACACAGACTATGAGTCCCTCCACACTTCAGGAAATATGACCTGTTAAGTATGTTACAGTAGGTCACTTAATGGCTCTGTAACTATGTTATATTTACAGCTCTGAAATCCTATGTCGACAAAGTTAAAACGGCTAGGCTAAAGGGGAATTCTGGGTAGAAAAAGGGAAGAGATTTGTAATGGAAGAAATCTTGTTGATTTACTGCATTGTTTGGGTCTCTTCTTTTCAGTCAGTCATTGTGATACCACGCAAGAACAGGAAGTTTAAGAAAAATATGTGAATCACTGAAAATGTGAGTCACTGAATATTCATAATTTCTATTCTGTGTAGTTTTGTCTTCAGATTTTAGAGTGAAATGAGGACTTGAGAGGAAAAGGACCTAATGATTCATCATGGGTTTTGTTTGTCTGAACTCTTTTGACTATTGGCCTAAAATCGTGTTTTTCAAACTCTTTTCTTACAATCAATCATAATTTCACCGTAATGTTGCCTTTAAACATGCCTGTCTCAATGAGAATCAAAAGGAAATGTGGGTATCAAATTCAGAAGAGGTGCGTCAAAGTGAGAAAACTTGTGTGAAGTGCTCACATTCTAAATCTTTCCATACAAGGCAAAACATGACGTAATTTCCTTTCCAAGAAGCAAGGGAACTTTTGAGTATCTATTCAACTGGGGAATTTTTTCTATAATGGTGAGGTGGAAAAGGCAGTCAAAGCAATCGAAATGTGTGTGACTGACAAGAAATTGACAAGggattttgatttgatgttgatCTTTCATCATTACACCATTTCAATACATGGCAAAGACTGATCTCATATTGATTGTGTTCACTCTATATTTGTATAACTTGAAATTTGGGACCTGGCACAAACATACATTTTCACTTCATTGATGCAATTACTTGCAATTTACAGAAGCAATAACCTTTCCCCACAAATCTTGAAGTTTTACTTTCAAGGAATTTGCATGCATCTGATACAATAACCACTTTGTTGAGTCATTATCTGTAAAGACAATGGGACATGAGATCAGCTAAGCTGCTTATTCACAGGCAGGCCAATTCAGATCATTTgtttggtcaaaagaccaattagtggcaaAAACATAAGAATTGGGCTGCCTATGTAAACAAAGCCGTAGTGGATAGAATGTAAATTCAAACTGAATCCATATTCCATGGTTTAGTCTATGACATTGCACTTAACTTTACTGTCATAATTTTTGTCAACAGCGTGGTGGAGCCAAAGTTGTTCCTACCTCGCATTCCCTTAATGTAAGTTAAGAAAGACTGAACATGCAAACAGCCCATCGTCTGACAAATGTTGGGAGTATGTTTTGTTATATATGACATGtttattgaaaattaaagatATCCCTGGCCTATCACTTGGAGGACAGTAAGAGGGATTTTCTTCCTGACACAGGAGGTGTAAAACCATCTCTCATACCCACATATAGAACAGTACTTAATCAAATGGCCATAAAAAAAAAGCTATCTGTTTATGGCCAGAGACAGATAGAAGAGACTAGAGAGGACTAGCAGAAAGCACATTTCTTTGCAGATGAATCTTGTCCAGTGATGTAGAGTTCTCAGTTAGACTGCTGGTTTTCAGTTGACTTTATGCAGATGTTTTTTTCTGGGAAAGGTTGATCTTGTCACCCAGACTCAATGCCATGCcctgtagagagaggggaagtgttACTTGCAATGTATAAACTTCACAAAATAATTCCACCCCGATCATTACTACGTCTACATGGCAACCTATTtacaaaagtattgcactataaagggaatagggtgcattttggAATGTAGTCTGAGTGGAAAGTGAGTTTCTCACCTGGCTCTTGGCCCGGATGCGGATGTGTCCGTTGACAGGGGCATCAGGACCCAGGTGGATGGGCTTCTCAATGCTGACGTTGGCCAGGGCGTCTTCACCGAAGATGGAGCGGGCATACAGGTTGGCAGCCATGAAGCCACAGAATCCAGAAAGTGCCTGGTTGTAAGGACAGACAAGGTGGAGTGAGTGAGCATCACATGCATTACTACCTATTTGACCCAGTAGTATGAGTCTGATTGGTCCTGTGGAAACGTGCTCAGTTTGCTGAAGACAGGGCTATTACAAGAGAGAGTCAAGCTTATCTGTCTAAATCCATTAGTGGATTGATGAAGAACTTGAAACAAAATAAATAGGTCTATATTGCCTGCATGTCGCAAGGTGCCCTTCTCTTTTCAAATGGATTGATTCAATCAGATAATTATAAAAAGCCATTTAGAAATCAAATCCTAACACTGTAAAAAAAGGTAGCAGCAACAGACATGTTAGACGCTCTGACAACTTCCACTCAGCCTTCCTATCTGCCAGGTTTAAAACCTCCATTCTGTTCTACACATCATCCTTTTGATGTAGTTCAATCGGTAATATTCCACGACTACTGTACCTTCTCTGGGGTCAGGCACTTCATGTTGGTGGAGCTGAGGATGTGGTGGAGGTACTCGTTCAGGTCTGCAATGTTGGTGTTCACCGTCACCTAGAATAAAGTGTTATTACGATCATCCACTGAACATactaacaaaacaaaatatggaCAGTTCTCTTATCTAGCAGTAGTACCTTATTCTCCCACTCAAACTCAGCCCACATCTGTCTGAATTCTGCGTCTGTGCACGAGGCTGGCTGGATGTAGTCCATGATGTCAATGTGGATGTCACTGAGGACCACGCAGTTCCTGTCGCTGGCAGCTCCTGATACGTCAtacactgagagacagacagacattagaaCTGATGTCGTACACATGGAGTGGAGGCTGGCTAATCATATTATTCATGACAAGTATTCTGACAGAAGTTAGAAGTGATCCTCTTACCTATGTTGCCAAATATAATGCCATTCTCTGTGGACGCCACTTTGACGTTAGCCTTGATGTTGGCAAAGTCATGGGGTGCCAGAGTGAGAGGAGAAGGCTTCTCAACCAGCTTTAGGTCACCTGTTGGATTAAAAGGTTTATATCAGCATTAAACATACATCACCTATGGCAAACAAGAGAAATTGCCCTGAAACAACCCTTAGTAAGGTTGTATGACTCTGCATATAGTCATATGATCTATAGTCATATGAACTATAGACTAGAACCTCACCCAATGTCGCCAGCTCCAGGGTGCAATTCTGAAGGGTGTCGTTGGTTTGGTTGACGACCAGCACATCCAGCACAATGTCATACTGGTTGACATGGACATAGGCCTCAGCATAGACTGGGTCTGAGAAACCAGTCAGCTGGGTAACCTGCAATACAACATACACTCAGAATGACATGGTCCTCACCAACCTGTTGTTATACAACGGAGcaactgtctataactacctcaACAGCACTAATAGCTAAGATGAAAACGTACATTTCTGAATAGGATACAATCCATGCCAGAGCCTGAACTTAGAAATGTTATATTCATTCCCTCTTTCATAGTCGTACCTATGGAACAGACCTATAAAACACAGATTTCTCTGTTGCTATGGCTCACTGTCATGTTGGAAACAATGCCACCTGCTGGCAACTTGAGGTACATCACATACATCTACTAtccaaaaaggcacatgaccatGTGATTCGCAAGCACACAATTTTGTAATTCTGtaacagaacagtgtgtgtgtctactgggTCCTTGTAGGTGTACCTTGTTGAGTTTGGAGGCCATGGGGTCATTAGCCTCCTTCTTAAGAGTGGTTCCCATGGCAGCCAGTAAACTGAGCTGGAACTGGTCCTCCTTGGAGGACGTCTCGTTCTTGGCCGTCAGTTGCATAAAGGAAATGGGGTCATCTGCCTGCACCAGCACGTTCCGTTTCTCTGACTCTTTCTGTGGATAAGAGCACAGAACACCATCAGCACATAGCAATACAATCCAGCAGTGTCCAAATGGATAGGCAGCCAGGTGAAGGGAGAACTAGAGTATAGCTGATTGAACTGGGAGAAGGCAGTGGTTTAGTGAGAAGAGTGGACTGGAAGCTATGGCCTAGTAATCTAGCAGCCAGCGCTCCTCCCTACCTTCTGAGATAgcttctcctcctccagcctgACAGTGAGCATGTGAGACAGGGACTTGCGGCACTCCTTGTTAAAGATGTCGTTCATGAGGGGCGAACACTCGGACAGCACCTTGAGGCACAGCGAGATGCGGTCCACATCGTCGTCTGTGATGGGCTTCTTGGGCAGAGAGGACTTGCCCAAGTGGAGGATAGTGGCCATGATCAGCATAGACTCAGCCACAAAGGACTGAAGGGGAGACGGTGATAGAGAGCATTAGAATCACTTCATGACTTTCAATGGACAGTGAATATGTTTCACAACCGTTTCAACCGAAACTGTTTCACAACCGTTTTAGAAGATAAGAGGTTCTATACATACATTCTGTCTCTTTTTATCTTGAACGATGGCGACATATCGCAGGGCCACTTTGGTCAGGGTTGTGGCCAGGGAGGCTGCCACATAGAAGTCTCCGTCCATCAAGAAGCCCCTGAGAGGAGGCCTACAGGGAAAGGGATGACACTCAATGAAACTGTCACATCGTCCACTTCTGAAAGACAATCACTACAAGCTAAGAAACTATGTATTTTAGACACAAAAGGTGACTTCTTTTACCTGTCCTCTTCCTTCTTTGAGGGTCGGGAGGAGCTGAGGGCGCTCTGTGTGACGTAGGTGCCCATCTCTGTCACCAGTTTGGCTGCTGGCGCTGCGCTCACCTCTTCTTCCGGCTTCCCCTCCCCAGCCTCTTTCTTGATCTCGTTCTCTACTATGGGGATCTGAAAAAGGGACAGACATAAGCAACTGGCATCAAGTATCACTCTGGTATTGAACGCTGAAAGTGAATGAATAAtccataagcacacacacatacctcgCCAAGTGACCTGCGCACTTCTGTCATCACACTCTGAATGTCCTCTTTAGTGCTGCAGTATTCTCCCAGGATCCAAAGCGCTCCTCTGTAGATCCTAACACAGTTTAAAAGATTGGATGTCGGCATAAATAAAACAAATCTGTAATTCTCCAAAAGTATCCTGCAATTCTCTATTTATATGCAAGCTTGTCAGTCTTGGTCTTACTTAACAGTCTTGATGGAATGGAAGACTTCCAGCATCTTCTCGATGATGAGGGGCCTCAGGTTGTCAAACCTCTGAATGGCCTCCCTCACAAACTCCAGCACATCAGCCGCCGCTGCCTCATTAGTGTCACTCAGGAACTCCATCAGCTGAGTGACACACATATGTTATTTagatgacatcacagaggacaGAATGACCCTAGCTGTGTTTGATTTCAGGGTTTGTATGTGTGAACAGGGTAGATCAGTAGACTCACCACAGGAATGACATTGGCCGCCATGTCAGGAAAGCGTACACTGCATGAGTGGAGGGTGCGCACCAGCAGCTGCCTGAATTTATCAGTGTCCTCATGCTCCGTCACATTGTTGGTCTTAATAACCTCCTTCTTCAGAACTATCACCAACTGGAACACAAACACATGAACACCTTAGTTAGAATAATCATCATTTTACAAAATAGAGAGGAGAGtccacagagacaggagagatcagtcctgaggaTGACACCCCCACCTCCTCTACGTTTCGGGATGAAACTAGGTCCAAGGCCAGCTGCAGGGTCTTCTTCCGGACCTCGAGGTCAGGCGTGCTCAAAACACGAAGAATGTCCATCACCAGGTCCTGGGTGGACAgcgaacagacatgttaaccaggTTATTATTGCACTTCAAAGACTGACTGGTACCTAACATTGAGTCTTTTCACCAGGAGCAACATTAATGAAAGTGAAGTCGGAGTACCTGGAGAACACGTTCATGAGTGGGATGCTCCTTCAGCTCTATCAGACGATCCAGGACGATCAGCTTCACGTTGTTGTCACTCTCCTTGATGATCAGGTCGATGTAGCACTGGGCAGCAGCCTAGAACAAATACACAAATGCCATTGAAAGACAATACCAGACCAAAATCCACAGCGGTGCTGTGTTGTAGATAAGTGCGAGGGGGTACCTTGATGGCAGTGGGTGCGCTGGACAGCGTGACAAGAGTGCCAGCTGCCTCGTACTTGACGGCTGGGCTGGAGGACTGCAACAGGTTGTAGATGCAGCGGATGAAGCGGGCACGCTCAGACGGGTTAGCGTGGCACACCTAAACATTGAGGAAACAAGAGACATGACAAATAAAAAATGCCAGTACTTACGTGGATATAATTTCCAATTGAAGCTTTGTTGTTTTCTttacccctttctctccccaatttcgtggtatccaattggtagttacagtcttgtctcatcaactcccatacggactcgggagaggcgaaggtcgagagccgtacatcctccaaaacacaactgcttcttgacataatgcccacttaacccggaagccagccgcaccaatgtgtcagaggaaacacagtacaCATAGGGACCGTGTCAGCCTGCACTGAGTCCggcacgccacaggagtcgctagtgcgcgatgggacaagaacatccctgctgacaaaaccctcccctaacctggacgacgctgggccaattgtgcgccgccacatgggtctcccagtcgcgtccggctgagacagagcctggactcgaacccagaatctctagcgcgatgtagtgccttagaccactgcgccactcgggaggcccttcaAGCTTTGTTTTAATTTTCTTTAACTCATAGCATAATGTGTTAATAGACCACACACATTGGCATATGTTTCAGCTTGCTCCTTCCTCAGTGCAtgtgagacagaaacagacatcAAGTGACATCCTGTGTTTTTCTTCACATATTTCTCAAAAGAGATATCTGGAGGTTTCTAGTGGGATTTTCTGGTGGGAAAATGTCTGAAGGACTCACCTTGTAAATGAGTTCCACAATGACCAACTGGAGAATATCTCCAAATGTATGCACTTGATCAATGCATGTGCTGAGGTAATCCAGAGCTCTGTCCTGCACAGTGGAAATGACCAGTGTTAGTCCCAGACACAGAAAAATGTTGGTGAGCAGTCTCTAATAAATAAAAAGCTGATGCAATTGACCTGGTCTGCGTGAATGAGCATCATGAAAGCATTTCTCTTGCAGCTGGCATCTTTTTCATTCACAAGGAAATCATGGATCAACTCAGGAGCATCTGGGATGAGATTTTCAAAGTTCCTGAGATGGAAATAAAATTGCTCAAGTAAATGCCATGTTCTCCATTAAGGGTCATAAACAGTCATATCGAACTTCCGTATTGTATCAGTACAGTAAGTTTACCTGTAGATTGTGTAGATGGCCAGTACAGCATTGCGGCGAACGTAGCTGTGGCGGTGCTCCAGGCAGGCGCGGATGGCGGGCATGAGGGGCTCCAGCAGCTCAGACTCCTTCAACTTGCACAGGAAGCGCAGGGTGGATCCACGGATGAACTCATTGGGGTGCTGCAAGTCCTGAAACAGACAAACATACATTTAATGCCTCTTATTCAAGGATAATAGTCACACATCATACTTTCTTGTGCTAATTATATAATTTATTGAACATTCAGACAGAAAGTACACTTGTGTAGTATGCTACTATACCTTTCTGTAGGCGTCACAGACCAGGATCATCTCCTGAAGCAGCTTGCCATCTGGAGTCGTCTTGGGGACAATCTCCCAGAAGACTAGCAGAAGCTTTTTAATGGTGTGGTCTTGAAGTGGGAGGACAAATCGGATGATGGTCATCAGTAGGCCTGGCAGCTTCTCTCCATTCAGTATCATGATGATTACCTTCTTCAGGGCCTCTGTCTTTGCCTTGATCTCTCCTTTTTCTGATATCAGGAAAAAATAACATTGTATTACTCTTAAAGTCACACTAATCATAGATCATTCACACTGATTGTTTAGGGCCAATTAGGTGCCTATTGCCAATGCAGATAGGGTCAACAAAGGACACTTACCTAAATCTGCTTTGAGACTGACTTCCGATGGAGGTTCGGTGTCATTTGGAACATTGATCAAAGTATAACAAACATTCTCTGCGGCTGTCATTTTGCCGGATGGATCGTCTTTCCTCTTGCAACACCCCAATCAACAGAACTGTTAAGATGATTCCTATGAAGTAC encodes the following:
- the LOC135557805 gene encoding coatomer subunit beta, encoding MTAAENVCYTLINVPNDTEPPSEVSLKADLEKGEIKAKTEALKKVIIMILNGEKLPGLLMTIIRFVLPLQDHTIKKLLLVFWEIVPKTTPDGKLLQEMILVCDAYRKDLQHPNEFIRGSTLRFLCKLKESELLEPLMPAIRACLEHRHSYVRRNAVLAIYTIYRNFENLIPDAPELIHDFLVNEKDASCKRNAFMMLIHADQDRALDYLSTCIDQVHTFGDILQLVIVELIYKVCHANPSERARFIRCIYNLLQSSSPAVKYEAAGTLVTLSSAPTAIKAAAQCYIDLIIKESDNNVKLIVLDRLIELKEHPTHERVLQDLVMDILRVLSTPDLEVRKKTLQLALDLVSSRNVEELVIVLKKEVIKTNNVTEHEDTDKFRQLLVRTLHSCSVRFPDMAANVIPVLMEFLSDTNEAAAADVLEFVREAIQRFDNLRPLIIEKMLEVFHSIKTVKIYRGALWILGEYCSTKEDIQSVMTEVRRSLGEIPIVENEIKKEAGEGKPEEEVSAAPAAKLVTEMGTYVTQSALSSSRPSKKEEDRPPLRGFLMDGDFYVAASLATTLTKVALRYVAIVQDKKRQNSFVAESMLIMATILHLGKSSLPKKPITDDDVDRISLCLKVLSECSPLMNDIFNKECRKSLSHMLTVRLEEEKLSQKKESEKRNVLVQADDPISFMQLTAKNETSSKEDQFQLSLLAAMGTTLKKEANDPMASKLNKVTQLTGFSDPVYAEAYVHVNQYDIVLDVLVVNQTNDTLQNCTLELATLGDLKLVEKPSPLTLAPHDFANIKANVKVASTENGIIFGNIVYDVSGAASDRNCVVLSDIHIDIMDYIQPASCTDAEFRQMWAEFEWENKVTVNTNIADLNEYLHHILSSTNMKCLTPEKALSGFCGFMAANLYARSIFGEDALANVSIEKPIHLGPDAPVNGHIRIRAKSQGMALSLGDKINLSQKKTSA